From one Salmo salar chromosome ssa09, Ssal_v3.1, whole genome shotgun sequence genomic stretch:
- the clk4a gene encoding CDC-like kinase 4 isoform X1: protein MTITSSSSSRVRHFGRQLCSYTKMRQAKRIRSPGVWLSEFSWVESRKRQKRDDSNSSVRENKSRRRQQPLKTHEGHYLETHSLNQQRIESKDRRAREASLEMGYGEDNRAAATRDRDREREKDKEWHHYSKSSGRSGKSGRSSRRGRRRSPSHQRSSYSRSHHRRSRKRSRSVEDDDEGHLIYHRGDMLRARYEIVSTLGEGAFGKVVECIDHSKIGSRVALKIIKNIDRYREAAMAEVEVLEQMNSLDCDRRYGCVRMLDWFDHHGHVCISFELLGLSTYDYLKENNFQPFPIEHIRIMAYQIIRAVRFLHKNKLTHTDLKPENILFVDSEYDIEYNAKMKRDERTLKNPDVKVVDFGNATYEHNHHTSVVSTRHYRAPEVILDLGWDHACDVWSLGCILIEYYLGSTLFQTHDSKEHLAMMERVLGPIPVHLLQKTKKRRYVHRYQLDWDALSSSGRYVRKHCKPLKQYMMVQSLDHDQLFDLIQKMLEYDPAKRLSLDQALRHPFFTCLRKATRK from the exons atgACAATAacttccagcagcagcagcagagttcGCCATTTTGGAAGGCAGCTTTGTTCCTACACAAAA ATGCGACAGGCAAAGCGAATTCGTTCCCCAGGCGTTTGGCTCAGTGAGTTCAGCTGGGTGGAGAGTCGAAAGCGCCAGAAACGAGATGATTCGAATAGCAGTGTAAGGGAGAATAAATCTCGAAGACGTCAACAACCCCTCAAAACACATGAAGG GCACTACCTGGAGACCCACAGCCTGAACCAGCAGAGGATAGAGTCTAAGGACAGGAGGGCCAGAGAAGCCAGCCTGGAGATGGGCTACGGCGAGGACAACAGGGCCGCCGCCACCAGGGACAGAGACCGCGAGAGGGAGAAGGACAAGGAGTGGCACCACTACAGCAAGTCATCCGGGCGGAGTGGCAAGAGTGGCCGCAGTAGCCGCCGAGGGCGGCGACGCAGCCCTTCTCATCAACGCTCCTCTTACTCG AGGAGCCATCATCGCAGGAGCAGGAAAAGATCCCGGAGTGTTGAGGATGATGACGAGGGTCACCTGATCTATCACAGGGGAGACATGCTAAGAGCCAGAT ATGAGATTGTGTCCACTCTAGGAGAAGGAGCCTTTGGGAAAGTTGTGGAATGCATCGATCACTCTAA AATTGGTTCTCGCGTGGCACTGAAGATCATTAAAAACATTGACCGCTACCGCGAGGCAGCCATGGCTGAGGTGGAGGTGCTGGAGCAGATGAACTCTCTGGACTGTGACCGGAGATA TGGATGTGTGAGGATGCTGGACTGGTTCGACCACCACGGTCACGTGTGTATATCGTTTGAGCTGCTGGGGCTCAGTACCTATGACTACCTGAAGGAGAACAACTTCCAGCCGTTCCCGATAGAACACATCAGGATCATGGCCTACCAGATCATCCGAGCCGTACGAT TCCTGCATAAGAACAAgctgacacacactgacctgaAGCCCGAGAACATTCTGTTTGTGGACTCAGAGTACGATATCGAGTACAACGCCAAAATG AAGCGCGACGAGAGGACGTTGAAGAACCCGGACGTGAAGGTGGTTGATTTTGGCAACGCCACTTATGAACACAACCACCACACCTCCGTAGTGTCCACACGCCACTACCGCGCTCCAGAGGTCATTCTGG atctGGGCTGGGACCATGCCTGTGACGTGTGGAGTCTGGGCTGTATCCTCATAGAGTACTACCTGGGATCAACTCTCTTCCAG ACCCACGACAGTAAAGAACACCTGGCTATGATGGAGAGGGTCCTGGGCCCCATACCGGTGCATCTCCTGCAGAAAACCAAGAAGCGGCGGTATGTCCATCGGTACCAGCTGGACTGGGATGCACTCAGCTCCTCTGGGAGATACGTGAGGAAACACTGCAAACCACTCAAG CAATACATGATGGTCCAGAGCTTGGACCACGACCAGCTGTTTGACCTGATCCAGAAGATGCTGGAGTACGACCCAGCTAAACGCCTCTCCCTGGACCAGGCTCTCAGACACCCTTTCTTCACCTGCCTACGCAAGGCCACCAGGAAATGA
- the clk4a gene encoding CDC-like kinase 4 (The RefSeq protein has 1 substitution compared to this genomic sequence), which produces MRQAKRIRSPGVWLSEFSWVESRKRQKRDDSNSSVRENKSRRRQQPLKTHEGHYLETHSLNQQRIESKDRRAREASLEMGYGEDNRAAATRDRDREREKDKEWHHYSKSSGRSGKSGRSSRRGRRRSPSHQRSSYSRSHHRRSRKRSRSVEDDDEGHLIYHRRDMLRARYEIVSTLGEGAFGKVVECIDHSKIGSRVALKIIKNIDRYREAAMAEVEVLEQMNSLDCDRRYGCVRMLDWFDHHGHVCISFELLGLSTYDYLKENNFQPFPIEHIRIMAYQIIRAVRFLHKNKLTHTDLKPENILFVDSEYDIEYNAKMKRDERTLKNPDVKVVDFGNATYEHNHHTSVVSTRHYRAPEVILDLGWDHACDVWSLGCILIEYYLGSTLFQTHDSKEHLAMMERVLGPIPVHLLQKTKKRRYVHRYQLDWDALSSSGRYVRKHCKPLKQYMMVQSLDHDQLFDLIQKMLEYDPAKRLSLDQALRHPFFTCLRKATRK; this is translated from the exons ATGCGACAGGCAAAGCGAATTCGTTCCCCAGGCGTTTGGCTCAGTGAGTTCAGCTGGGTGGAGAGTCGAAAGCGCCAGAAACGAGATGATTCGAATAGCAGTGTAAGGGAGAATAAATCTCGAAGACGTCAACAACCCCTCAAAACACATGAAGG GCACTACCTGGAGACCCACAGCCTGAACCAGCAGAGGATAGAGTCTAAGGACAGGAGGGCCAGAGAAGCCAGCCTGGAGATGGGCTACGGCGAGGACAACAGGGCCGCCGCCACCAGGGACAGAGACCGCGAGAGGGAGAAGGACAAGGAGTGGCACCACTACAGCAAGTCATCCGGGCGGAGTGGCAAGAGTGGCCGCAGTAGCCGCCGAGGGCGGCGACGCAGCCCTTCTCATCAACGCTCCTCTTACTCG AGGAGCCATCATCGCAGGAGCAGGAAAAGATCCCGGAGTGTTGAGGATGATGACGAGGGTCACCTGATCTATCACAGGGGAGACATGCTAAGAGCCAGAT ATGAGATTGTGTCCACTCTAGGAGAAGGAGCCTTTGGGAAAGTTGTGGAATGCATCGATCACTCTAA AATTGGTTCTCGCGTGGCACTGAAGATCATTAAAAACATTGACCGCTACCGCGAGGCAGCCATGGCTGAGGTGGAGGTGCTGGAGCAGATGAACTCTCTGGACTGTGACCGGAGATA TGGATGTGTGAGGATGCTGGACTGGTTCGACCACCACGGTCACGTGTGTATATCGTTTGAGCTGCTGGGGCTCAGTACCTATGACTACCTGAAGGAGAACAACTTCCAGCCGTTCCCGATAGAACACATCAGGATCATGGCCTACCAGATCATCCGAGCCGTACGAT TCCTGCATAAGAACAAgctgacacacactgacctgaAGCCCGAGAACATTCTGTTTGTGGACTCAGAGTACGATATCGAGTACAACGCCAAAATG AAGCGCGACGAGAGGACGTTGAAGAACCCGGACGTGAAGGTGGTTGATTTTGGCAACGCCACTTATGAACACAACCACCACACCTCCGTAGTGTCCACACGCCACTACCGCGCTCCAGAGGTCATTCTGG atctGGGCTGGGACCATGCCTGTGACGTGTGGAGTCTGGGCTGTATCCTCATAGAGTACTACCTGGGATCAACTCTCTTCCAG ACCCACGACAGTAAAGAACACCTGGCTATGATGGAGAGGGTCCTGGGCCCCATACCGGTGCATCTCCTGCAGAAAACCAAGAAGCGGCGGTATGTCCATCGGTACCAGCTGGACTGGGATGCACTCAGCTCCTCTGGGAGATACGTGAGGAAACACTGCAAACCACTCAAG CAATACATGATGGTCCAGAGCTTGGACCACGACCAGCTGTTTGACCTGATCCAGAAGATGCTGGAGTACGACCCAGCTAAACGCCTCTCCCTGGACCAGGCTCTCAGACACCCTTTCTTCACCTGCCTACGCAAGGCCACCAGGAAATGA
- the LOC106611945 gene encoding ras-GEF domain-containing family member 1C isoform X1 has product MPQTVFPAAGTMFTPSGFSPHLASTCSEADPEEEEGPEEARGPGACAADGPPITSASLDTLIQHLVPTADYYPEKAYVFTFLLSARLFISPPELLVRLCDTCIKQQQLDQSPLDTAKVRKFGPKILQLLTEWTETFPTDFREEKMVGLFKDIIHRIAPCDEAYWKTLNQVLQTLNQKLAAIAQGEESIVKVNASSVSSISDKLVGFKTKPPPIQKDILSICNDPYTLAQQLTHVELEHLSHIGPEEFVQAFVQKDPLDSTQQPCFSEQKKKTTNLEAYVRWFNRLCYLVATEICMPAKKKQRAQVIEFFIDVARECFNIGNFNSLMAIISGMNMSPVSRLKKTWGKAKTAKFFILEHQMDPTGNFYNYRTALRGAVHRSQTANSIREKIVIPFFSLLIKDIYFLNEGCANRLPNGHVHFAKFVELARQVGEFMTWKQIECPFETDRSILHYLHTAPIFSEDGLYLASYESESPENQVEKDRWKALRSNILVKTKELKEHHGS; this is encoded by the exons ATGCCCCAGACTGTGTTCCCAGCAGCAGGCACCATGTTCACCCCCAGTGGCTTCAGCCCCCACCTGGCCTCCACCTGCTCTGAGGCTGAccctgaggaggaggaaggcCCCGAGGAGGCCAGAGGACCTGGGGCTTGCGCGGCCGACGGACCCCCCATTACCTCCGCCTCTCTGGACACTCTCATCCAGCACCTGGTGCCCACCGCAGACTACTACCCAGAG AAAGCCTATGTGTTTACGTTCCTGCTGAGTGCTCGTCTGTTCATCTCTCCCCCTGAGCTGCTGGTCAGACTCTGTGACACCTGCATCAAACAACAGCAGTTGGACCAGAGTCCACTGGACACG GCTAAAGTGAGGAAGTTTGGTCCCAAGATCCTGCAGCTGCTGACTGAGTGGACAGAGACGTTCCCCACAGACTTCAGAGAGGAGAAGATGGTGGGCCTTTTCAAAGATATCATCCACAGGATAGCACCCTGTGatgag GCGTATTGGAAGacactgaaccaggttttgcAGACGCTGAACCAGAAGCTGGCAGCCATCGCCCAGGGAGAGGAGAGCATTGTCAAAGTGAATGCCTCCTCAGTCTCCTCAATCTCAGACAAGCTGGTGGGCTTCAAGACCAAGCCTCCACCTATCCAGAAGGATATACTGTCTATCTGCAACGACCCATACACACTGGCACAGCAACTCACCCATGTGGAACTG GAACATCTCAGTCATATCGGTCCTGAGGAGTTTGTCCAAGCCTTTGTTCAGAAAGACCCGCTAGATAGCACTCAG CAGCCGTGTTTCAGTGAGCAGAAGAAGAAGACCACTAACCTGGAGGCTTACGTCAGGTGGTTCAACAGGCTGTGCTACCTGGTAGCTACTGAGATCTGTATG CCTGCTAAGAAGAAACAGAGAGCCCAGGTGATTGAGTTCTTCATCGACGTGGCCAGAGAGTGCTTCAACATTGGCAATTTCAACTCCCTCATGGCCATCATCT CTGGTATGAATATGAGTCCTGTGTCTCGGTTGAAGAAGACGTGGGGTAAAGCCAAGACTGCCAAGTTCTTCATCCTGGAG CATCAGATGGATCCTACTGGAAACTTCTACAACTACAGAACAGCACTTAGGGGAGCCGTCCACAGGTCCCAGACTGCTAATAGCATCAGGGAGAAG ATTGTGATTCCCTTCTTCAGCCTACTGATCAAAGACATCTACTTCCTGAATGAGGGATGTGCCAACCGCTTGCCCAATGGCCATGTACATTTTGCG AAATTTGTGGAATTGGCTCGCCAGGTGGGAGAGTTTATGACGTGGAAACAGATAGAGTGTCCGTttgagacagacaggagcatCCTCCACTACCTCCACACTGCTCCCATCTTCAGTGAGGACG GCCTCTACCTGGCATCCTATGAGAGTGAGAGCCCAGAGAACCAGGTGGAGAAGGACAGATGGAAAGCACTCAG GTCTAATATTCTGGTGAAGACAAAAGAGCTAAAAGAGCACCATGGCAGCTAA
- the LOC106611945 gene encoding ras-GEF domain-containing family member 1C isoform X2, producing the protein MPQTVFPAAGTMFTPSGFSPHLASTCSEADPEEEEGPEEARGPGACAADGPPITSASLDTLIQHLVPTADYYPEKAYVFTFLLSARLFISPPELLVRLCDTCIKQQQLDQSPLDTAKVRKFGPKILQLLTEWTETFPTDFREEKMVGLFKDIIHRIAPCDEAYWKTLNQVLQTLNQKLAAIAQGEESIVKVNASSVSSISDKLVGFKTKPPPIQKDILSICNDPYTLAQQLTHVELEHLSHIGPEEFVQAFVQKDPLDSTQPCFSEQKKKTTNLEAYVRWFNRLCYLVATEICMPAKKKQRAQVIEFFIDVARECFNIGNFNSLMAIISGMNMSPVSRLKKTWGKAKTAKFFILEHQMDPTGNFYNYRTALRGAVHRSQTANSIREKIVIPFFSLLIKDIYFLNEGCANRLPNGHVHFAKFVELARQVGEFMTWKQIECPFETDRSILHYLHTAPIFSEDGLYLASYESESPENQVEKDRWKALRSNILVKTKELKEHHGS; encoded by the exons ATGCCCCAGACTGTGTTCCCAGCAGCAGGCACCATGTTCACCCCCAGTGGCTTCAGCCCCCACCTGGCCTCCACCTGCTCTGAGGCTGAccctgaggaggaggaaggcCCCGAGGAGGCCAGAGGACCTGGGGCTTGCGCGGCCGACGGACCCCCCATTACCTCCGCCTCTCTGGACACTCTCATCCAGCACCTGGTGCCCACCGCAGACTACTACCCAGAG AAAGCCTATGTGTTTACGTTCCTGCTGAGTGCTCGTCTGTTCATCTCTCCCCCTGAGCTGCTGGTCAGACTCTGTGACACCTGCATCAAACAACAGCAGTTGGACCAGAGTCCACTGGACACG GCTAAAGTGAGGAAGTTTGGTCCCAAGATCCTGCAGCTGCTGACTGAGTGGACAGAGACGTTCCCCACAGACTTCAGAGAGGAGAAGATGGTGGGCCTTTTCAAAGATATCATCCACAGGATAGCACCCTGTGatgag GCGTATTGGAAGacactgaaccaggttttgcAGACGCTGAACCAGAAGCTGGCAGCCATCGCCCAGGGAGAGGAGAGCATTGTCAAAGTGAATGCCTCCTCAGTCTCCTCAATCTCAGACAAGCTGGTGGGCTTCAAGACCAAGCCTCCACCTATCCAGAAGGATATACTGTCTATCTGCAACGACCCATACACACTGGCACAGCAACTCACCCATGTGGAACTG GAACATCTCAGTCATATCGGTCCTGAGGAGTTTGTCCAAGCCTTTGTTCAGAAAGACCCGCTAGATAGCACTCAG CCGTGTTTCAGTGAGCAGAAGAAGAAGACCACTAACCTGGAGGCTTACGTCAGGTGGTTCAACAGGCTGTGCTACCTGGTAGCTACTGAGATCTGTATG CCTGCTAAGAAGAAACAGAGAGCCCAGGTGATTGAGTTCTTCATCGACGTGGCCAGAGAGTGCTTCAACATTGGCAATTTCAACTCCCTCATGGCCATCATCT CTGGTATGAATATGAGTCCTGTGTCTCGGTTGAAGAAGACGTGGGGTAAAGCCAAGACTGCCAAGTTCTTCATCCTGGAG CATCAGATGGATCCTACTGGAAACTTCTACAACTACAGAACAGCACTTAGGGGAGCCGTCCACAGGTCCCAGACTGCTAATAGCATCAGGGAGAAG ATTGTGATTCCCTTCTTCAGCCTACTGATCAAAGACATCTACTTCCTGAATGAGGGATGTGCCAACCGCTTGCCCAATGGCCATGTACATTTTGCG AAATTTGTGGAATTGGCTCGCCAGGTGGGAGAGTTTATGACGTGGAAACAGATAGAGTGTCCGTttgagacagacaggagcatCCTCCACTACCTCCACACTGCTCCCATCTTCAGTGAGGACG GCCTCTACCTGGCATCCTATGAGAGTGAGAGCCCAGAGAACCAGGTGGAGAAGGACAGATGGAAAGCACTCAG GTCTAATATTCTGGTGAAGACAAAAGAGCTAAAAGAGCACCATGGCAGCTAA
- the clk4a gene encoding CDC-like kinase 4 isoform X2 codes for MRQAKRIRSPGVWLSEFSWVESRKRQKRDDSNSSVRENKSRRRQQPLKTHEGHYLETHSLNQQRIESKDRRAREASLEMGYGEDNRAAATRDRDREREKDKEWHHYSKSSGRSGKSGRSSRRGRRRSPSHQRSSYSRSHHRRSRKRSRSVEDDDEGHLIYHRGDMLRARYEIVSTLGEGAFGKVVECIDHSKIGSRVALKIIKNIDRYREAAMAEVEVLEQMNSLDCDRRYGCVRMLDWFDHHGHVCISFELLGLSTYDYLKENNFQPFPIEHIRIMAYQIIRAVRFLHKNKLTHTDLKPENILFVDSEYDIEYNAKMKRDERTLKNPDVKVVDFGNATYEHNHHTSVVSTRHYRAPEVILDLGWDHACDVWSLGCILIEYYLGSTLFQTHDSKEHLAMMERVLGPIPVHLLQKTKKRRYVHRYQLDWDALSSSGRYVRKHCKPLKQYMMVQSLDHDQLFDLIQKMLEYDPAKRLSLDQALRHPFFTCLRKATRK; via the exons ATGCGACAGGCAAAGCGAATTCGTTCCCCAGGCGTTTGGCTCAGTGAGTTCAGCTGGGTGGAGAGTCGAAAGCGCCAGAAACGAGATGATTCGAATAGCAGTGTAAGGGAGAATAAATCTCGAAGACGTCAACAACCCCTCAAAACACATGAAGG GCACTACCTGGAGACCCACAGCCTGAACCAGCAGAGGATAGAGTCTAAGGACAGGAGGGCCAGAGAAGCCAGCCTGGAGATGGGCTACGGCGAGGACAACAGGGCCGCCGCCACCAGGGACAGAGACCGCGAGAGGGAGAAGGACAAGGAGTGGCACCACTACAGCAAGTCATCCGGGCGGAGTGGCAAGAGTGGCCGCAGTAGCCGCCGAGGGCGGCGACGCAGCCCTTCTCATCAACGCTCCTCTTACTCG AGGAGCCATCATCGCAGGAGCAGGAAAAGATCCCGGAGTGTTGAGGATGATGACGAGGGTCACCTGATCTATCACAGGGGAGACATGCTAAGAGCCAGAT ATGAGATTGTGTCCACTCTAGGAGAAGGAGCCTTTGGGAAAGTTGTGGAATGCATCGATCACTCTAA AATTGGTTCTCGCGTGGCACTGAAGATCATTAAAAACATTGACCGCTACCGCGAGGCAGCCATGGCTGAGGTGGAGGTGCTGGAGCAGATGAACTCTCTGGACTGTGACCGGAGATA TGGATGTGTGAGGATGCTGGACTGGTTCGACCACCACGGTCACGTGTGTATATCGTTTGAGCTGCTGGGGCTCAGTACCTATGACTACCTGAAGGAGAACAACTTCCAGCCGTTCCCGATAGAACACATCAGGATCATGGCCTACCAGATCATCCGAGCCGTACGAT TCCTGCATAAGAACAAgctgacacacactgacctgaAGCCCGAGAACATTCTGTTTGTGGACTCAGAGTACGATATCGAGTACAACGCCAAAATG AAGCGCGACGAGAGGACGTTGAAGAACCCGGACGTGAAGGTGGTTGATTTTGGCAACGCCACTTATGAACACAACCACCACACCTCCGTAGTGTCCACACGCCACTACCGCGCTCCAGAGGTCATTCTGG atctGGGCTGGGACCATGCCTGTGACGTGTGGAGTCTGGGCTGTATCCTCATAGAGTACTACCTGGGATCAACTCTCTTCCAG ACCCACGACAGTAAAGAACACCTGGCTATGATGGAGAGGGTCCTGGGCCCCATACCGGTGCATCTCCTGCAGAAAACCAAGAAGCGGCGGTATGTCCATCGGTACCAGCTGGACTGGGATGCACTCAGCTCCTCTGGGAGATACGTGAGGAAACACTGCAAACCACTCAAG CAATACATGATGGTCCAGAGCTTGGACCACGACCAGCTGTTTGACCTGATCCAGAAGATGCTGGAGTACGACCCAGCTAAACGCCTCTCCCTGGACCAGGCTCTCAGACACCCTTTCTTCACCTGCCTACGCAAGGCCACCAGGAAATGA
- the clk4a gene encoding CDC-like kinase 4 isoform X3: MAEVEVLEQMNSLDCDRRYGCVRMLDWFDHHGHVCISFELLGLSTYDYLKENNFQPFPIEHIRIMAYQIIRAVRFLHKNKLTHTDLKPENILFVDSEYDIEYNAKMKRDERTLKNPDVKVVDFGNATYEHNHHTSVVSTRHYRAPEVILDLGWDHACDVWSLGCILIEYYLGSTLFQTHDSKEHLAMMERVLGPIPVHLLQKTKKRRYVHRYQLDWDALSSSGRYVRKHCKPLKQYMMVQSLDHDQLFDLIQKMLEYDPAKRLSLDQALRHPFFTCLRKATRK, from the exons ATGGCTGAGGTGGAGGTGCTGGAGCAGATGAACTCTCTGGACTGTGACCGGAGATA TGGATGTGTGAGGATGCTGGACTGGTTCGACCACCACGGTCACGTGTGTATATCGTTTGAGCTGCTGGGGCTCAGTACCTATGACTACCTGAAGGAGAACAACTTCCAGCCGTTCCCGATAGAACACATCAGGATCATGGCCTACCAGATCATCCGAGCCGTACGAT TCCTGCATAAGAACAAgctgacacacactgacctgaAGCCCGAGAACATTCTGTTTGTGGACTCAGAGTACGATATCGAGTACAACGCCAAAATG AAGCGCGACGAGAGGACGTTGAAGAACCCGGACGTGAAGGTGGTTGATTTTGGCAACGCCACTTATGAACACAACCACCACACCTCCGTAGTGTCCACACGCCACTACCGCGCTCCAGAGGTCATTCTGG atctGGGCTGGGACCATGCCTGTGACGTGTGGAGTCTGGGCTGTATCCTCATAGAGTACTACCTGGGATCAACTCTCTTCCAG ACCCACGACAGTAAAGAACACCTGGCTATGATGGAGAGGGTCCTGGGCCCCATACCGGTGCATCTCCTGCAGAAAACCAAGAAGCGGCGGTATGTCCATCGGTACCAGCTGGACTGGGATGCACTCAGCTCCTCTGGGAGATACGTGAGGAAACACTGCAAACCACTCAAG CAATACATGATGGTCCAGAGCTTGGACCACGACCAGCTGTTTGACCTGATCCAGAAGATGCTGGAGTACGACCCAGCTAAACGCCTCTCCCTGGACCAGGCTCTCAGACACCCTTTCTTCACCTGCCTACGCAAGGCCACCAGGAAATGA